tattttatctCTACAGGTTTGCTCCAAACACCACAAAAATCTCCTGTACGTGTTTGAAATCAAACAGTTATACTTGTTTATGCCTTAATTCAGTTCCGTCGTAAATATAACAATATTGGTTCAAATTGActttatgttttcttattttcattgAATGATACAGACGAGCTATGCAAAGCAGATATCTGAGAGTCTTGGTGCACAGATATATCCTGATATATCATGGACCAGTTCTCTGAATACCCCACCAGGAGCACCATCCACCCTTATTTTAAGTAAGCAGGATGTGAACTGGTAGTTAAAAGTCCATACAAAACAGTATGATTTGTTAGATAATTTGCATGTCCTTTCTGTTGTAGCTAAAGCAGATGAGAGTCCCTGCCCAGAGAGTATCTcagcagacaaaaatgttgtTGTGAGTACGCTCATGCCCAACAGACTTATTACATCATACATTCAATATATTATTTTGTTAGAGACATGTTGAATGGAACAATTTAGAAAGTTAGTTTTCTGGTTAATTGATTACAGTAAATAAACACTAACAGAGCACACTACATGACATAACACTACATGATCAGATGAAGTTTCTGCTGTTTGGTCAAGGATGGCTGAAGTTATCTCAAAAGTAGAGCGCCTTAAGCTTGATCtcaatttgtatttttttcctttttataaatGTGAGGCACACGAATGATTAAATAAGCAAACATAAGCCGTATCATCAGGTGTATGATATGAGATTTATCATCAAACTCTTTTGTCTTATCCTGTTCAGCTTGTGCGGAAGCTTTTCCCTTCACTTTCAAATGCATCTGGAGTTGGAGTGATGTCACCAGAAAACACTGACAAGCCAGCTGTTCAAAGTaacattttcacctcttttataATATCAGATATGATGATTGTGTTTTGTTGCACCATCTTTTGGATGCTCACTGAAATACTCTGAAGATTGCTGGTCTGTTATCAACAGGTTTTTGTTCACCTAAGACTGCTCAGAATCCAGAGTCACCCAAGAGTCAACTGAATGAGATTGATGGTGTTTGGAGGCAGAACGTTCGAGATGCTACTGAGGATGGAGAAACTTGCAGCGCAATTGCAGATGTTCCTGATGGCGTGGAACATGTTCCCTCTATGTTTTTAACCAACAGTAGCTCATCACTGAGAAAAGtcaaaagtgacagaaccaaaagaaaacaaatcactcCAACAGAAGAGCCTGCTGATATCTCAGCAACAAACAATTCTGCATCCAGAGAACAAGGAACGGCTAACCAGGAACCTGGGGAACCTCTCTCCTCACCACCAATAAAAGCTGGAGATAATGGCATCACACAGTGGTCTCCACTGAGTCTGTCTGAAATCCCGTCTTGCACTGCTACTTGCCATGATAATAGCACTGCTACACGAGtcaaaaacagtgttttaacAGAGCAGAAAGACTCTGATTCTGGTGCACAGGTGAGGGCATCCTTGAATGTTACAGACTCTGGCTTTACcaagaaaaagagaagatttatttacaCTGTTAAGACTCCAAAACAACCAGAGATGAAAGAACAACATCAAGAAAAGGAAACACAGTCTCAGGTGGTGGTCTCATCACACAAGATTCCTGATTCAGGTAAACATTTGTCAGACATACACATTAAGAAATACTTTCATACATTTTGTTGTCAAGGGGCTCTGAAAAGGCTATTATTTTGTCAATAACTGATTACTTTTTTCCTTGTCAGGTCAAGATGTGAGTGTAAAGGAGTTGGGAAAAGCCCCAGATGAAGCAAACTGCAGCAGCACAGAGATGAATTTGTTGCCAAAACAAGAAAATCTTCCTAAAGAAAATCTACCTCCTCCTGTTCAAGCTGAAGTCCATGACCTTGACATGTCGCAGCTTTGCAGGGATTTTGCACAAGACTTCAGTGACATGTCTGACCCTGGTCAACTgaataaagaagaagaggatCTCCCTCGAGAAGTCTTTTCTCCATCAGCTTGTCTGTCAGCGATGAAACAAGCTGAACAGAGAGCAAGGCAAACAAACATTCACCATGACTGTGATGGCTTTACGAACAGAGGACATATTTCTGCTACGGTTCAACCTAACCCCATCAATGAGGTCACAGTCAGTGACAGTGGGTTTCAGTCTGCTGTAACAGATATCAGCCACATGACAGCTTCATCATTTGTTGTTCCCAGCTCAGAGAATAATGGTCAGACTCAACAGTGGTCTTGCTTTAAAACTGATCGATCTACTACTTCTCTATCTACAGAGAAAGGAGATAGAAAAGTGCATTTGGATAATATTTTACGAGAAGCTGGAGCTTATGCCAGTCTATCAAGGCAAAGAGATGAGACTGTGTGTCCTGGTAGAGAGGATGAGCTGCACATAGAGAGCACATCAATGTTATTACCCAGCAGGGCAAAAAGAACTGTCAATAATATTGATTGCATGCCACTTAATCGTCAAATTCGTGGCTGTCTGCCAGAGAAAACCTTGCTTCCCCCTCCGTCCATTTATGCATCAGGATTCAAAACCGCTTCAAACAAGGGAATACAGATTTCGTCTGCCAACCTGCAAAGAGCTAAGTGTCTGTTTGAAGAAACTGAAGGGACCTTTAGTGATCAGATGACAAACTGTGCACATGAGACTAAAAATGAAACTCGACTGAGTCATGGATCAGTAAAAAAATCAGCTTCCTATTCAAATCAGCCACCATCTTCAGATGAGAAATTAGCTGATAGAAGTAACCAGTTAACAGCTTCGCAGAGAGCTGATGTGTCAGAGCTGTGCACTCTCCTGGAAGAAGCAGACAGTCAGTTTGACCTGACACCACTGAAAACTGCAAAGATAAAACAAGACTGTGAGGATAATACCACCTCTCCTCACAAAGTTGACAAGGACCTTGAGCCTGATTTCCTTGCAGGTATAGACTTTGATGATAGCTTTAGTTTGGATCCTGTAAAGCACCAGGCAGCCAGTGCGATGCATGACAAAATAGCACCTGTTTCAGAAGGTGAAAGAGGTTGTGAAACCTCCAACATCACAGGAAAATCAACTAGTTTGTCATTGTCATTGCAAATCATGGAAGAAAAGTCCCCTGGCGCAGACGGTAGTAGCGTTACATCAGCTAAACTCACAAATCTGGacactgaaacaaacaaactgaaggaCAACAATACTTTGATGCTCGGTGTGGGATTTAAGACTGCAGGAGGAAATGTTTTGAGGGTTTCAAAAAAATATCTGAGCAAAGCTAGAGCTTTGTTTGCAGATTTAGAGGAAAGTCAGAATCCACCTGCCAAGCTAAACAGTGACACTGATGCTAAAGTGAAGCTTAAGCAGAGTGGGGATAATCTCACTGGAAACGTTTTGAATCATGAGAAGGAGAAAGATAATGCAAGGTTTACGTCTTATGGAAATGATCCTTGTGGCAGGATTCAGGAATGTATTTCCAACAAGAAGGAGACTTTGTGTTCAGGGGAAAAGATCGATGACATCAGAGATAAAGATGCAACAAGAAGTTTTACGAACAACAACATGGACACAAACTCATTTCTCGGTGGGTTCCAAATGGCCAGTGCTAAAAGAGTTTCTGTTTCAGCAAAAGCAATGCAAGAGGCAGATGCTCTCTTCAAAGACTGTGACACTATTGATTGCAACGCTGGCATGTCTGCAAAGCCAAGAAAGAATATTGATCCCTCGTCTGGAGGTGTCAAAAGTTTAGGTCATAAGGATTCACCAGCTTTAACAAATACAGCTGCCCTCCTGTCTGCACAAACGCTTTCATCTCTCTCGCCAAAGAATATCGGCTCCTCTGATGTTGATGAATTGAGCGCTTTTGGCGGATTCTGTACAGCAAGAGGGGAGAAAGTGATTGTGTCAGCTGAGGGGATGAAGAAAGCAGAGCGTCTTTTGACTGAAGATCATACACCAAGCAAACAAGTGAAAGAAAAGGACAATTCAAGGACTGTGAATCAAACTCAGGTTACAATGCCAAGTAATGGTGGATTTCATACCGCCAGTGGTAAAGGTGTCGCCGTATCATCTGCTGCTCTCAAGAAAGCAAAGACGTTGTTTAATGACTGTgatgaaattgaaaataatgGTGCTAAACCAACTCATTCTAAGGTACAAGTTCCTCAGACAGCACCCAGGAGAGGTGGATTTCTTGCAGCCAGTGGTAAACAAGTGGCATTTTCAGCTGAGGCCCTCCAGAAGGCAAAAGCCCTCTTCAGCGACATCAGTGAGAGGAATCCATCTGTTTCAGACACAAGAAACCAAAACAAAGAAGACAAGATTGAAGATGCTGAGAAAGTACATTGTGGGTTTTCAACTGCAGGGGGAGCAAGAGTTCATGTGTCAAAGAAAAATCTGCAGAGAGCTAAAAATCTTCTAAAAGATTTTGAAGATGATCCTATTTCAGCAAAAGAGATGCAAGAAGTAGATGAATTTTTCAATGACTGTGAAGTGACAGACAATAACAATGCCAGTTCAAAGGAATACAAAAGTATAACACCTTtgagtgaaagtgacaaaaagaagacaaatcTTACAGAGAATAATGGTAGAATGGCTGCTAACATTTCTGAAAAGTCTGGAAATGGATGGGCTCGACCTGTTAATGTGAAACAAGCTACAGACCTTGAAAAGAAGGGTCCTCTGGATAGTGTAGAGCTTAACAAAGGATGTCACAAAAACGCACTGGATTCTGCAAATGGACCTTCTTTACATGGAAACCCAGCTTTAATGACAAAGCCTCTTTCATCCCCATTATGCACAACATCAAAGAACTCTGGTTTCTCTGCCATTAATGAACTGAGCACTGCTGATGGGTTCTGCACAGCAAGTGGGAAAAAAGTATTTGTGTCTGATGATGCACTGACAAAAGCAAAGTCTCTTTTACATGAAAGTGCAACATGTGAGGAAACGAACCAGTTAGATCAAAAAGAAGACATTGTGCCACCTCAGAATGGGGGCTTTCAGACGGCCAGTGGCAGAGGGGTTGTCATCTCATCTGCAGCTCTTAAGAAAGCGAAATCTCTGCTCAATGATCGTGATGAAGTTGAGGATAAAAGTGAGAAAccaacacatttcaaaatgcCGTATCCTGGTCAACCACCCAGGAGTGGGCGGTTTCTATCAGCTGGTGGTAAGCGTGTGGCATTTTCATCCCAAGCCCTTAAAAAGGCAAAGGCTCTCTTCAGTGACATGGAGTTTACTGCAGAGAAATCAGCAGGTTCAGACTCACAGACCAGTGACAAGAAAGGATCTGAAAGTGTAGAGAAAATTCATTTTGGTTTCACAACTGCAGGGGGAGCAAAAGTCCATGTTTTAGAGAAGAATTTGTTGAAAGCAAAGAACCTTTTTGAAGAGATTGCAGATGAGGACCTTCATTATTCCAAGTCAACAGGCCAAAATGACTGCCATAAATCAGAGCTACCAAAAGTGGAAGATTTGAAAAGAGCTTCTTGTCTCACTACAGCCAGGTACAGGGAAACACCTACCGAGGTGGGTGGCCATCAAGTTGACAAGACTTCAACATTGCAAAAGACtgagcataaaaataaaacccttCATCATTCAAGTTTAACCTCAAGCAAATGTGCTACCAATGCGTCTGAGTCTAAGAAAGAAGATATGTCACCATCCAGTGTGTGCAACCTCCATGATAGCCTGAGTGAGGAAATGTTTAGTATGCTGGACCAGGAAATGAATGCAATAAAAAGCAATGAGGGGTCAAAGACTGAAAGGACAGATGAGCAGTCACTTCTTGTCTTAGAGTCATTTAACCTCAGCGGATGCACTGAAACCCAGCAGAAGCTTCTCGCACAAGAAGCTCTGGACTGCACTAAGGCTTTGTTAGAGGATGAAAGTCTGGCTGGCCAAAGTCTATCAGGGACTGAAGAAAATGTGGAACCTGAAGACAATCAAAAACCAAGCAGCAGATCTGCAGAGGAACacaaaggaaaaggaaaaaggcCCATAGAGGACTCGGATATTACAGGTAAGTGTACAATGTGGTTTTGATAAGTAAATAAAACTGTTGGTATTTTTGATTCTACTCAATTGGAATATTTCAGACTGCAAAAGACTCTCACATACACTTATTGCATCctgataaaacttttaaaaaaacaaaatgcttttTAGTCAGCAATCATAACTTTATCTCTAATAGTGACTTACGATCAATGGTTGTTGTTAATATTTCAGGTCAACCTCCTCTGAAGAGACGATTACTGGAAGAGTTCAACGGGGCTGTTGATGGTTCAAAAGTTTCATCACTTAACCCAGAAATTAGCAGCCCAGCTGGTAAATGACTGCACAAACcatttcaatgaaaacataTATTTACTCGGGATGGGTATTTGGAAGAAACCTGCCAACTCAAGCATCTGTAATGTTAAcgatcaattaattgattaatcattatatatgtataaaaacatacatacatacatacatacatatatacatatatatatatatgcatatatatatatatatgcatatatatatatatatatatatatgcatatatatatgcatatatatatatgcatatatgcatatgcatatatatatgcatatatatatatatgcatatgcatatatatatgcatatatatatatatatgcatatatatatacatatatgtgtgtgtgtatatatatgtatatatatgtgtatatatgtgtatatatatgtatatatatgtgtatatatatatgtgtgtatatatatgtgtgtgtatatatgtgtgtatatgtgtatatatatatatgtgtgtatatatatatgtgtgtatatgtatataaatatatatatgtgtgtatgtatgtatatatatgtgtgtatgtatgtatatatgtgtatatatatatgtatatatatgtatatatatatatgtgtgtgtatatatatgtatatatatgtgtgtatatatatgtatatatatgtgtgtatatatatgtatatatatatatgtgtgtgtgcatatatatgtatatatatgtgtgtgtgcatatatatgtatatatatgtgtgtgtgcatatatatgtatatatatatgtgtgtatatatatgtgtgtatatatatatgtgtatatatatatgtatatatatatgtatatatatatgtatatatatatgtgtatatatatatgtgtatatatatatgtatatatatatatgtgtatatatatatgtatatatatatgtgtgtatatatatatgtatatatatatgtgtgtatatatatgtatatatatatgtgtgtatatatatgtatatgggCTCTCAAACATAAACAAGGCATGGTCTATTGTATTACCTATTGCAGGGATGCGCAAAAAAATATGCAAGCATCTcaaaaaactattaaaacaccaaaaaaaccACAACAAACAATAGCCTTAGTTGGCTgctattttttcacaaaataaagtcagaagGAATCCAAAGTCAATAGCCCATCATATAACAGAGAACAGgcctcattaaaaaaaacaacaaacaaaaacaaaacccgCTCACAATGTCATGATGGTAGATATTGTTGTGCAGTGCAGAGTAAGACgtgtttagtctctttattaaatgccaGCATCAGATCAACTAAATTCCCCATGATCGACCAACTTCTTAACAACCAATGAGTGGATCATTGACTAATTGTTCCCATCCCTAATATTTACTATAGATTGAATAGGAATAACTGCAGGCAATTCTCTGTTTTCCTTTAAGGTTTAATGAAAGACAGGAGAGCTTTCAAGTACAGGGACTGTCTTCAACCAAATATCACAACACCACTCAGGTAAGTTTCCGATGAAATATAGTTCAAGTCACTACGTTACAGAAGTTATTTGCTctttgtgaaaatatttttttgtcctgCAGAAATGAAAAGCAGTACATGGAAAGCAGATTACAAAAGAAGGCATCAACACAACACTCAGCCCCGGAAGGCGGCAGGTCCACATTTGTTCCTCCATTCCTCAAGAATGTAAAAACAGAGAGCCGCAAGAATGCAGCACTCAAGGACGACATAAGAACTCCACCCGCATTTGTTCCTccattcaaaaaacaaagaactattgtACAAGAAAGCTCCTCTAAACCACAAAAGGAGGGGGATAAACACTGCAGTGTCTCTGTAATGCCTGCTAACAGCAGCGCTTACATACCGCCCACtaagaaaacacaaagcagTGCAGAAAGGACTGCTAATGaaagcaaagaaaacaatcagatgCTGGCCTTGGAGGAAAGTACAAATGATAACCAGATAAATAATCAAAAGCTTCTTGTTGGCTGTGCATCAGAAAACTCTGCTGCAGAGACATCACATGCAGAGGCCATGTCTGGAAGCCAAGGTGTTGTAACCTTTTTGATGAAGTCAGTATTTTACAATGAAAATGCTTTCCAAACAAAGATATAATACCTGTGTCTTCTATgctttgcagaaatgttgcagAATCTTCACAACATAGAGCTTGCACAAGATATGCAAGACATGAGGATCAGGAAGAAGAAGCGTCAGACTATTCGACCTTTGCCCGGCAGTTTGTTCTTAACCAAAACCTCAGGAGTTCCAAGGATAAAATTAAGAGCggaaatgaaaggaaaaccTCCAGGAAGATACACTAAAAAGCAGGCAAGGACAGAAATTGATGCCccagtcataaaaatgttttgaaccCAGATTGCCTTTACATAAACATGTTTTGATATGTGTGTGTTCTCTTTCTCCAGCTGTATGAATCTGGAGTTCATCAGCATGTGTGTGAAATCACCGGTGAGACTGCAGAATCATTTTGCTTCAGGTTGCAGCACTTTATCAAGCAGGAAGCATTTATAGATGGAGGTGGTATACAGCTCGCTGATGGAGGATGGCTTATCCCCAGCAATGATGGGACTGCAGGGAAACAGGAGTTTTACAGGTACACAGTTCTCCCAGGCTGTAGAGACTGCACCAATATCATCTGCTTCTCAACTGAAAAGTTTGGGGTTCAGTCTCCAGTTTCTGCAGTCACTCATCAAAACCCCAAATGACTCCCATTGCTGCATGTGAATATGTGGGAGAGGAATTGAGTGATTGAGTGATTAGCAACCTctgctgtgagtgtgtgaatgtgCCATGATTCTTACAAGCATTTTGAGTGGTAATACCCAGTTTACATTTTGCATCAACAGTATGTTTGGGGCATTTGATACAAAGTGACTGCACTTTAGAACATCCATATTATACATTAACAATGCGTCTTCCGTGATGACCTGATAGTGTAACTCACTTACCCGCCTATTATGcaaacaatatttttatttaaaggtacATTTTTGTGCCTGTATTTGATCGAGGAGGatggtggatagagtcagaaacatggacg
This region of Cheilinus undulatus linkage group 2, ASM1832078v1, whole genome shotgun sequence genomic DNA includes:
- the brca2 gene encoding breast cancer type 2 susceptibility protein isoform X1 produces the protein MDFPSKNMYDTFKDEIWKELGPLDPDWFETLTAQTFGNDENVSDQDDLCAHQEAIFKTPFDKSALDSQLFSTPKVFRQRRIVSPEAENEQSFTAEQETQKLSWAATQSPCLFQTSKEGIPGTQHGSVQPHTLNSFGLLQTPQKSPTSYAKQISESLGAQIYPDISWTSSLNTPPGAPSTLILTKADESPCPESISADKNVVLVRKLFPSLSNASGVGVMSPENTDKPAVQSFCSPKTAQNPESPKSQLNEIDGVWRQNVRDATEDGETCSAIADVPDGVEHVPSMFLTNSSSSLRKVKSDRTKRKQITPTEEPADISATNNSASREQGTANQEPGEPLSSPPIKAGDNGITQWSPLSLSEIPSCTATCHDNSTATRVKNSVLTEQKDSDSGAQVRASLNVTDSGFTKKKRRFIYTVKTPKQPEMKEQHQEKETQSQVVVSSHKIPDSGQDVSVKELGKAPDEANCSSTEMNLLPKQENLPKENLPPPVQAEVHDLDMSQLCRDFAQDFSDMSDPGQLNKEEEDLPREVFSPSACLSAMKQAEQRARQTNIHHDCDGFTNRGHISATVQPNPINEVTVSDSGFQSAVTDISHMTASSFVVPSSENNGQTQQWSCFKTDRSTTSLSTEKGDRKVHLDNILREAGAYASLSRQRDETVCPGREDELHIESTSMLLPSRAKRTVNNIDCMPLNRQIRGCLPEKTLLPPPSIYASGFKTASNKGIQISSANLQRAKCLFEETEGTFSDQMTNCAHETKNETRLSHGSVKKSASYSNQPPSSDEKLADRSNQLTASQRADVSELCTLLEEADSQFDLTPLKTAKIKQDCEDNTTSPHKVDKDLEPDFLAGIDFDDSFSLDPVKHQAASAMHDKIAPVSEGERGCETSNITGKSTSLSLSLQIMEEKSPGADGSSVTSAKLTNLDTETNKLKDNNTLMLGVGFKTAGGNVLRVSKKYLSKARALFADLEESQNPPAKLNSDTDAKVKLKQSGDNLTGNVLNHEKEKDNARFTSYGNDPCGRIQECISNKKETLCSGEKIDDIRDKDATRSFTNNNMDTNSFLGGFQMASAKRVSVSAKAMQEADALFKDCDTIDCNAGMSAKPRKNIDPSSGGVKSLGHKDSPALTNTAALLSAQTLSSLSPKNIGSSDVDELSAFGGFCTARGEKVIVSAEGMKKAERLLTEDHTPSKQVKEKDNSRTVNQTQVTMPSNGGFHTASGKGVAVSSAALKKAKTLFNDCDEIENNGAKPTHSKVQVPQTAPRRGGFLAASGKQVAFSAEALQKAKALFSDISERNPSVSDTRNQNKEDKIEDAEKVHCGFSTAGGARVHVSKKNLQRAKNLLKDFEDDPISAKEMQEVDEFFNDCEVTDNNNASSKEYKSITPLSESDKKKTNLTENNGRMAANISEKSGNGWARPVNVKQATDLEKKGPLDSVELNKGCHKNALDSANGPSLHGNPALMTKPLSSPLCTTSKNSGFSAINELSTADGFCTASGKKVFVSDDALTKAKSLLHESATCEETNQLDQKEDIVPPQNGGFQTASGRGVVISSAALKKAKSLLNDRDEVEDKSEKPTHFKMPYPGQPPRSGRFLSAGGKRVAFSSQALKKAKALFSDMEFTAEKSAGSDSQTSDKKGSESVEKIHFGFTTAGGAKVHVLEKNLLKAKNLFEEIADEDLHYSKSTGQNDCHKSELPKVEDLKRASCLTTARYRETPTEVGGHQVDKTSTLQKTEHKNKTLHHSSLTSSKCATNASESKKEDMSPSSVCNLHDSLSEEMFSMLDQEMNAIKSNEGSKTERTDEQSLLVLESFNLSGCTETQQKLLAQEALDCTKALLEDESLAGQSLSGTEENVEPEDNQKPSSRSAEEHKGKGKRPIEDSDITGQPPLKRRLLEEFNGAVDGSKVSSLNPEISSPAGLMKDRRAFKYRDCLQPNITTPLRNEKQYMESRLQKKASTQHSAPEGGRSTFVPPFLKNVKTESRKNAALKDDIRTPPAFVPPFKKQRTIVQESSSKPQKEGDKHCSVSVMPANSSAYIPPTKKTQSSAERTANESKENNQMLALEESTNDNQINNQKLLVGCASENSAAETSHAEAMSGSQEMLQNLHNIELAQDMQDMRIRKKKRQTIRPLPGSLFLTKTSGVPRIKLRAEMKGKPPGRYTKKQLYESGVHQHVCEITGETAESFCFRLQHFIKQEAFIDGGGIQLADGGWLIPSNDGTAGKQEFYRALLDSPGVDPKLISEEWVYNHYRWIVWKQASMERSFPETMGGLCLTPEQVLLQLKYRYDVEVDHSCRPALRKIMEKDDTSAKTLVLCVCGVVSGGHSRRQNFSDAKMPQGGDTKLQTPCAVVWLTDGWYSIKAQLDEPLTAMFHKGRLAVGGKLIIHGAQLVGSQDACSPLEAPESLMLKVCANSSRPARWDTKLGFHRDPRPFLLPVSSLYCNGGPVGCVDIIILRSYPIQWMERKPDGGVVFRSDRAEEKEARRFNSNKQKAMEILFAKIQADFENEEKGKSKPRRRRRTISRQGIASLQDGEELYEAVEEDPAYLEAHLSDQQLETLHAYKRSLMERKQAELQDRYRRALENAENSEGSCPKRDVTPVWRLCFADSVGQTGSIYQLNLWRPTSDHQSLLKEGCRYKVYNLTPSEGKKLGGNTGVQLTGTKKTQFQDLQSSPDWLSARFQPRVSTHFVDLQNPEYHPLCGEVDLTGFVISVIDGQGSSPAFYLADGKLDIVKVRCFSSFAQSGLEDLVKPRILLALSNLQLRGQSTHPMPVVYAGDLTAFSTNPKEVHLKESISQIRHLVQGQENFFVTAEEKLSQLLRSDGPHSISSPALHTRTPASTADRRQGTKTNVAVQHQVRSLGSFTPVGRNPPSSNCSTEKDPTSLKRKRALDYLSRIPSPPPLSLLGSVSSPCVNKTFNPPRRSGTPSTLKTVQTPARKPVRPPVEEEWVNDEELAMIDTQALLAGD
- the brca2 gene encoding breast cancer type 2 susceptibility protein isoform X2, which gives rise to MDFPSKNMYDTFKDEIWKELGPLDPDWFETLTAQTFGNDENVSDQDDLCAHQEAIFKTPFDKSALDSQLFSTPKVFRQRRIVSPEAENEQSFTAEQETQKLSWAATQSPCLFQTSKEGIPGTQHGSVQPHTLNSFGLLQTPQKSPTSYAKQISESLGAQIYPDISWTSSLNTPPGAPSTLILTKADESPCPESISADKNVVLVRKLFPSLSNASGVGVMSPENTDKPAVQSFCSPKTAQNPESPKSQLNEIDGVWRQNVRDATEDGETCSAIADVPDGVEHVPSMFLTNSSSSLRKVKSDRTKRKQITPTEEPADISATNNSASREQGTANQEPGEPLSSPPIKAGDNGITQWSPLSLSEIPSCTATCHDNSTATRVKNSVLTEQKDSDSGAQVRASLNVTDSGFTKKKRRFIYTVKTPKQPEMKEQHQEKETQSQVVVSSHKIPDSGQDVSVKELGKAPDEANCSSTEMNLLPKQENLPKENLPPPVQAEVHDLDMSQLCRDFAQDFSDMSDPGQLNKEEEDLPREVFSPSACLSAMKQAEQRARQTNIHHDCDGFTNRGHISATVQPNPINEVTVSDSGFQSAVTDISHMTASSFVVPSSENNGQTQQWSCFKTDRSTTSLSTEKGDRKVHLDNILREAGAYASLSRQRDETVCPGREDELHIESTSMLLPSRAKRTVNNIDCMPLNRQIRGCLPEKTLLPPPSIYASGFKTASNKGIQISSANLQRAKCLFEETEGTFSDQMTNCAHETKNETRLSHGSVKKSASYSNQPPSSDEKLADRSNQLTASQRADVSELCTLLEEADSQFDLTPLKTAKIKQDCEDNTTSPHKVDKDLEPDFLAGIDFDDSFSLDPVKHQAASAMHDKIAPVSEGERGCETSNITGKSTSLSLSLQIMEEKSPGADGSSVTSAKLTNLDTETNKLKDNNTLMLGVGFKTAGGNVLRVSKKYLSKARALFADLEESQNPPAKLNSDTDAKVKLKQSGDNLTGNVLNHEKEKDNARFTSYGNDPCGRIQECISNKKETLCSGEKIDDIRDKDATRSFTNNNMDTNSFLGGFQMASAKRVSVSAKAMQEADALFKDCDTIDCNAGMSAKPRKNIDPSSGGVKSLGHKDSPALTNTAALLSAQTLSSLSPKNIGSSDVDELSAFGGFCTARGEKVIVSAEGMKKAERLLTEDHTPSKQVKEKDNSRTVNQTQVTMPSNGGFHTASGKGVAVSSAALKKAKTLFNDCDEIENNGAKPTHSKVQVPQTAPRRGGFLAASGKQVAFSAEALQKAKALFSDISERNPSVSDTRNQNKEDKIEDAEKVHCGFSTAGGARVHVSKKNLQRAKNLLKDFEDDPISAKEMQEVDEFFNDCEVTDNNNASSKEYKSITPLSESDKKKTNLTENNGRMAANISEKSGNGWARPVNVKQATDLEKKGPLDSVELNKGCHKNALDSANGPSLHGNPALMTKPLSSPLCTTSKNSGFSAINELSTADGFCTASGKKVFVSDDALTKAKSLLHESATCEETNQLDQKEDIVPPQNGGFQTASGRGVVISSAALKKAKSLLNDRDEVEDKSEKPTHFKMPYPGQPPRSGRFLSAGGKRVAFSSQALKKAKALFSDMEFTAEKSAGSDSQTSDKKGSESVEKIHFGFTTAGGAKVHVLEKNLLKAKNLFEEIADEDLHYSKSTGQNDCHKSELPKVEDLKRASCLTTARYRETPTEVGGHQVDKTSTLQKTEHKNKTLHHSSLTSSKCATNASESKKEDMSPSSVCNLHDSLSEEMFSMLDQEMNAIKSNEGSKTERTDEQSLLVLESFNLSGCTETQQKLLAQEALDCTKALLEDESLAGQSLSGTEENVEPEDNQKPSSRSAEEHKGKGKRPIEDSDITGQPPLKRRLLEEFNGAVDGSKVSSLNPEISSPAGLMKDRRAFKYRDCLQPNITTPLRNEKQYMESRLQKKASTQHSAPEGGRSTFVPPFLKNVKTESRKNAALKDDIRTPPAFVPPFKKQRTIVQESSSKPQKEGDKHCSVSVMPANSSAYIPPTKKTQSSAERTANESKENNQMLALEESTNDNQINNQKLLVGCASENSAAETSHAEAMSGSQEMLQNLHNIELAQDMQDMRIRKKKRQTIRPLPGSLFLTKTSGVPRIKLRAEMKGKPPGRYTKKQLYESGVHQHVCEITGETAESFCFRLQHFIKQEAFIDGGGIQLADGGWLIPSNDGTAGKQEFYRALLDSPGVDPKLISEEWVYNHYRWIVWKQASMERSFPETMGGLCLTPEQVLLQLKYRYDVEVDHSCRPALRKIMEKDDTSAKTLVLCVCGVVSGGHSRRQNFSDAKMPQGGDTKLQTPCAVVWLTDGWYSIKAQLDEPLTAMFHKGRLAVGGKLIIHGAQLVGSQDACSPLEAPESLMLKVCANSSRPARWDTKLGFHRDPRPFLLPVSSLYCNGGPVGCVDIIILRSYPIQWMERKPDGGVVFRSDRAEEKEARRFNSNKQKAMEILFAKIQADFENEEKGKSKPRRRRRTISRQGIASLQDGEELYEAVEEDPAYLEAHLSDQQLETLHAYKRSLMERKQAELQDRYRRALENAENSEGSCPKRDVTPVWRLCFADSVGQTGSIYQLNLWRPTSDHQSLLKEGCRYKVYNLTPSEGKKLGGNTGVQLTGTKKTQFQDLQSSPDWLSARFQPRVSTHFVDLQNPEYHPLCGEVDLTGFVISVIDGQGSSPAFYLADGKLDIVKVRCFSSFAQSGLEDLVKPRILLALSNLQLRGQSTHPMPVVYAGDLTAFSTNPKEVHLKESISQIRHLVQPCIHEPRPLLQTEDKAQRQMWLCSIKSEVLGPSHPSAGTLLHQTVRQRRTPPV